The Brassica napus cultivar Da-Ae chromosome C7, Da-Ae, whole genome shotgun sequence genome has a segment encoding these proteins:
- the LOC125590100 gene encoding protein MODIFIER OF SNC1 1-like, with protein MDSTSALVVKVSYGGVLRRFRVPVKANGQLDLHSENVDVSTYRRSTQQTQGGPDHQAKQRVNSGGNDGWRKTAVMSGSSAVTLAPNPERSPNPERFAEINVGDSLDTDSIGKPGSGISVEPNDNQRTTMRELARQRTQQRQKEEEERARDQRAKALAKLEELNRRSQLAGESSVKNLEAAHNASTPDMPEVPLSHSPASREKKTTVTAEDSIEVTEESRKTLLPSPEDANNEGSTQHDNPPRHHDGAASKQKRLGYKQKQNIVFEKKMAGSSFSEATTEVVDVVPPPEVSNEGVLGHNSVMPAASSVSTESTNTKRKNNRNGNKKKHRVEETTAMNPTRATVVKDSKSGDESTEIGRERAPEMEFGSLSVPSLDIKVSGNSSDQISSFTNEESQSRVKHNWKSQHLRRNPRNSVANKPAEKFAGSSTVIWAPVHPQQKADISTDADSQKTVPEFSTSSKSLHQVQTSSKSKRVEMERYVAKPIVKEMAEQSVSKNPITTAPEMTENVLQKENCGGEGTGILQPSVSTAGKSGSPSKSRHGNGRQGKHGRDHGSPHQRGSVASTKALEDGQFRGTVNYHRNNQTEQIAVGSSKDHTTCKSDGWNDGWYVPPETHSSAAEEVEANGPGTVAVGKDQGMSIHGKQHASRSYKDGGSNYSDPRKANKRDPSKAHMQQSGHGVGQQDLPVASKESRGPEDHVSHTAVNSNVNRGGNHGGREYTRDKTYVSQKRDVAGYGQKMTSADTPAQSQNRSTSKEVQGEHHPNSMFQKNTDHSQRFGRGHHDSQGGWGSSAQENMHHHHHQRPASNRDRQKQNLHYEYKPVGSHTHDGEQQFKDGSQAEGPPRYREKGQGQQRHGGHQQQRGSAGRNTGHGLTDERN; from the exons ATGGATTCTACTTCTGCACTCGTCGTCAAG GTGAGCTACGGAGGTGTGCTTAGGCGCTTCAGGGTGCCTGTGAAAGCTAATGGacagcttgatcttcattcGGAAAATGTTGATGTCAGTACCTACAGGAGATCTACTCAACAGACTCAAGGTGGACCTGATCATCAGGCCAAACAAAGAGTGAACAGCGGAGGCAATGATGGTTGGCGGAAGACAGCTGTTATGTCAGGCTCCTCTGCTGTAACTTTAGCTCCAAACCCAGAAAGATCTCCAAACCCAGAAAGATTTGCTGAGATAAATGTAGGTGACTCGCTGGACACCGATTCCATCGGGAAGCCTGGGTCTGGAATATCTGTGGAGCCAAACGACAACCAG CGTACTACAATGAGAGAGTTAGCCAGGCAGCGTACTCAACAGAGGCaaaaagaggaggaagaaagAGCAAGAGATCAGCGGGCTAAGGCTCTTGCTAAACTAGAAGAATTGAACAGACGTTCCCAACTGGCTGGGGAGAGTTCAGTGAAGAACTTGGAAGCTGCGCACAATGCTTCTACCCCTGACATGCCAGAAGTTCCTCTGTCACATTCACCTGCATCACGGGAGAAGAAGACCACTGTTACAGCTGAAGATTCTATAGAAGTCACTGAAGAGTCAAGAAAAACGTTACTGCCTTCACCAGAAGATGCAAATAATGAAGGCTCTACTCAACATGATAACCCTCCACGTCACCATGATGGCGCTGCCTCAAAACAGAAACGCTTGGGTTATAAGCAGAAGCAAAATATcgtatttgagaaaaaaatggcGGGGAGCTCTTTCTCTGAAGCTACCACAGAGGTAGTTGATGTTGTTCCACCTCCTGAGGTGTCAAACGAAGGTGTTCTAGGTCATAACTCAGTCATGCCAGCAGCGTCAAGCGTTTCAACTGAGTCAACTAacacgaaaagaaaaaataacagGAATGGTAATAAGAAAAAGCACAGGGTTGAGGAGACGACAGCAATGAACCCGACAAGAGCTACCGTTGTAAAAGATTCAAAATCCGGAGATGAGTCAACTGAGATAGGTAGGGAAAGGGCACCAGAAATGGAGTTTGGGTCTCTTTCAGTCCCAAGCTTGGATATTAAAGTGTCTGGTAATTCGTCTGACCAAATAAGTTCCTTCACGAATGAAGAGTCGCAAAGCAGAGTAAAACACAACTGGAAATCTCAGCACTTGCGTAGGAATCCAAGAAACTCAGTGGCAAATAAGCCTGCAGAGAAATTTGCTGGTAGCAGTACTGTTATTTGGGCCCCGGTACATCCACAGCAGAAAGCTGATATCTCCACAGATGCAGACAGTCAGAAAACAGTTCCTGAGTTTAGCACCTCTTCGAAGAGTCTGCATCAAGTTCAGACTAGTTCTAAAAGCAAAAGAGTGGAGATGGAGAGATATGTAGCAAAGCCCATAGTAAAGGAAATGGCTGAGCAAAGCGTCAGTAAGAATCCAATAACGACTGCCCCAGAAATGACAGAAAATGTTCTGCAGAAAGAAAATTGTGGGGGTGAAGGTACAGGAATTCTCCAACCTTCTGTTTCAACTGCGGGGAAATCTGGGTCTCCTTCAAAGTCAAGACATGGGAATGGTAGGCAGGGCAAGCATGGTAGAGATCATGGATCTCCGCACCAGCGAGGTTCTGTAGCTTCTACTAAAGCTTTGGAGGATGGACAATTCCGAGGAACAGTGAACTATCACAGAAATAACCAAACTGAACAAATTGCTGTAGGCTCTTCTAAGGATCACACCACATGTAAATCTGATGGATGGAACGATGGCTGGTATGTGCCTCCTGAAACGCATTCCTCTGCGGCTGAAGAAGTAGAAGCAAATGGTCCTGGAACCGTTGCTGTTGGAAAAGATCAGGGAATGAGCATTCACGGTAAGCAGCATGCTTCCAGAAGCTACAAGGATGGAGGAAGTAACTATAGCGACCCTAGAAAAGCGAATAAGAGGGATCCCAGTAAAGCTCATATGCAGCAGTCTGGACATGGAGTAGGTCAACAAGATCTTCCTGTTGCTTCCAAAGAAAGTCGTGGCCCTGAGGATCATGTGTCGCACACAGCTGTTAACTCTAATGTTAATAGGGGAGGTAACCATGGTGGTCGTGAATACACGAGAGACAAAACTTATGTATCTCAGAAAAGGGATGTTGCTGGATACGGACAGAAAATGACATCAGCTGATACACCAGCCCAGTCCCAAAACCGATCTACCAGTAAGGAGGTCCAGGGTGAGCATCATCCGAACAGCATGTTCCAAAAGAACACAGACCATAGTCAACGGTTTGGAAGAGGGCATCATGACTCGCAAGGAGGTTGGGGTTCATCGGCGCAAGAGAATATGCACCACCATCACCATCAGAGGCCAGCTTCAAACAGAGATAGACAGAAGCAGAATCTGCATTACGAATACAAGCCTGTTGGTTCACATACGCATGATGGAGAACAACAATTTAAAGACGGATCTCAGGCAGAAGGTCCACCAAGATACAGGGAGAAGGGACAGGGCCAGCAAAGGCATGGTGGACACCAACAGCAAAGGGGTAGTGCTGGGAGAAACACCGGTCATGGATTAACAGATGAGAGAAACTAA